One part of the Mangrovibacillus cuniculi genome encodes these proteins:
- the secG gene encoding preprotein translocase subunit SecG, producing the protein MHGFLVILLVIVCISLIAVVLLQSGKSAGLSGAISGGAEQLFGKQKARGMDLVLHRITIVLSVLFFVLTIAVAFFA; encoded by the coding sequence ATGCATGGTTTCTTAGTAATCTTATTAGTGATCGTATGCATTAGCTTAATCGCTGTTGTATTACTTCAGTCAGGTAAGAGTGCTGGTTTATCTGGTGCGATCTCTGGTGGAGCTGAGCAGCTATTCGGTAAGCAAAAGGCGAGAGGAATGGATTTAGTTCTACATCGTATTACGATTGTTCTATCTGTTCTGTTCTTTGTTTTAACGATTGCTGTAGCATTTTTTGCGTAA
- a CDS encoding phosphoglycerate kinase, which produces MNKKSIRDINVKGQRVFVRVDFNVPMKDGQITDETRIQAAIPTIKHLVDQGAKVILASHLGRPKGQVVEELRLTPVAKRLSEVLGQDVKKVDEAHGPVALEAVNALQEGEVLLLENVRFYAGEEKNDAELAKAFAELADVYVNDAFGAAHRAHASTEGIAHHVETAVSGLLMEKELDVLGKALSNPDRPFTAIIGGSKVKDKIGVIDNLLDKVDNIIIGGGLAYTFIKARGYEVGKSLLEEDKLDLAKSFMDKAKANGVNFYMPVDVIVADDFSNDANTQIVPIEEIPAEWEGLDCGPKSREIYADVIKNSKLVIWNGPLGVFEMDTFAGGTKAVAEALASSPDTYSVIGGGDSAAAVEKFGLADKMSHISTGGGASLEFMEGKELPGVVALNDK; this is translated from the coding sequence ATGAACAAGAAATCAATTCGTGACATCAATGTAAAAGGTCAACGTGTATTTGTACGTGTAGATTTCAACGTGCCAATGAAAGATGGCCAAATCACAGACGAAACTCGTATCCAAGCAGCAATCCCTACTATTAAGCACCTAGTGGATCAAGGTGCAAAAGTTATCCTTGCTTCTCACTTAGGTCGTCCTAAAGGACAAGTAGTAGAAGAATTACGTTTAACTCCTGTAGCAAAGCGTCTTTCAGAAGTATTAGGTCAAGATGTGAAAAAAGTAGATGAAGCACATGGTCCAGTAGCACTTGAAGCGGTTAACGCTCTTCAAGAAGGAGAAGTTCTTCTACTTGAAAACGTTCGTTTCTATGCTGGTGAAGAGAAAAACGATGCGGAACTTGCAAAAGCATTTGCAGAACTTGCAGATGTGTATGTAAATGATGCATTCGGTGCAGCTCACCGTGCACATGCTTCTACAGAGGGTATTGCACACCATGTTGAGACAGCTGTTTCTGGTCTTTTAATGGAGAAAGAATTAGATGTACTTGGTAAAGCGCTATCTAACCCAGATCGTCCATTCACTGCAATTATCGGTGGATCTAAAGTAAAAGACAAAATCGGTGTCATTGATAACCTACTTGATAAAGTAGACAACATCATCATCGGTGGTGGTCTTGCTTACACGTTCATCAAAGCGCGTGGATATGAAGTTGGTAAGTCTCTTCTTGAGGAAGACAAACTAGACTTAGCGAAATCTTTCATGGACAAAGCAAAAGCTAATGGAGTTAACTTCTACATGCCAGTTGATGTCATTGTTGCAGATGACTTCTCTAATGATGCAAACACGCAAATCGTTCCAATTGAAGAGATTCCTGCTGAGTGGGAAGGTCTAGATTGTGGACCAAAATCTCGTGAAATCTATGCAGATGTAATCAAAAACTCTAAGTTAGTAATCTGGAATGGTCCTCTAGGAGTATTCGAGATGGATACATTCGCAGGCGGAACGAAAGCTGTAGCAGAAGCATTAGCGTCTTCTCCTGATACATACTCTGTCATCGGTGGTGGCGACTCAGCGGCAGCTGTAGAAAAATTCGGTCTTGCAGATAAAATGAGCCACATCTCTACTGGTGGTGGAGCTTCCCTTGAGTTTATGGAAGGTAAAGAGCTTCCAGGAGTTGTAGCATTAAACGATAAGTAA
- the tpiA gene encoding triose-phosphate isomerase has product MRKPIIAGNWKMHKTLAEAVSFVDEVKQSVPSKTEVDSVICAPSLFLGQLVEATKSTDVAIGAQNMHFEKSGAFTGEVSPVALQDLGVQYVILGHSERRELFAETDESVNAKTKAAFAHGLVPIVCVGESLEQREAGQTNGLVGDQVTKALAGLTAEQVKETVIAYEPIWAIGTGKSSTAEDANEVCAHIRKVVAELYSQDVADAVRIQYGGSVKPANIKEYMAQPDIDGALVGGASLEAPSYLALLEEGK; this is encoded by the coding sequence ATGCGTAAACCAATTATCGCAGGTAACTGGAAAATGCATAAAACATTAGCGGAAGCTGTATCTTTCGTTGATGAAGTAAAACAATCCGTTCCATCTAAGACGGAAGTTGACAGTGTAATCTGTGCACCTTCCTTATTCTTAGGACAGTTAGTGGAAGCGACTAAGTCTACTGATGTAGCGATTGGTGCTCAAAATATGCACTTCGAAAAGAGTGGAGCGTTCACTGGCGAAGTTAGCCCAGTAGCACTTCAAGACCTTGGTGTACAATACGTAATCTTAGGTCACTCAGAGCGTCGTGAACTATTTGCTGAAACAGATGAGTCTGTAAACGCAAAAACAAAAGCAGCGTTTGCACATGGATTGGTTCCTATCGTATGTGTAGGAGAATCTTTGGAGCAACGTGAAGCTGGTCAAACAAACGGTTTAGTTGGAGACCAAGTAACAAAAGCTCTTGCAGGTTTAACTGCTGAGCAAGTAAAAGAAACAGTTATCGCTTATGAGCCAATTTGGGCTATCGGTACTGGTAAATCTTCTACTGCAGAAGATGCGAACGAAGTGTGTGCACACATTCGTAAAGTAGTTGCAGAACTTTACTCTCAAGACGTAGCGGATGCAGTACGCATTCAATACGGTGGTTCTGTAAAACCAGCTAACATCAAAGAATACATGGCTCAACCTGATATCGATGGTGCTTTAGTAGGTGGGGCTAGCTTAGAAGCTCCTTCTTACCTAGCGTTATTGGAGGAAGGTAAGTAA
- a CDS encoding alpha/beta hydrolase, which produces MKLQLPKPFTFEGGKRAVLLLHGFTGNSSDVRMLGRYLEKRGYTSHAPHYKGHGVPPEELVHTGPEDWWKDVMDGYQHLKDLGHEEIAVAGLSLGGVFSLKLGYTVPVKGIVPMCAPMFIKSEEVMYKGVLAYAREFKKYEGKSDDVIEQEMEEFAKTPMDTLRALQELIKEVRNNVDMIYAPTFVVQARNDHMINTDSANIIYDSIESPDKQIKWFEESGHVITLDKEKEQLHEDVYQFLESLNWTV; this is translated from the coding sequence ATGAAATTACAATTACCGAAACCATTTACATTCGAAGGTGGTAAACGTGCAGTCCTATTACTTCATGGCTTCACTGGCAACTCGTCCGACGTTCGAATGCTTGGTCGTTATTTAGAAAAAAGAGGATACACATCTCATGCACCTCACTACAAAGGGCATGGAGTTCCGCCGGAAGAATTAGTACATACGGGACCAGAGGATTGGTGGAAAGACGTGATGGATGGATACCAACACTTAAAAGATCTGGGTCACGAAGAGATTGCCGTGGCTGGTCTATCCCTTGGTGGGGTATTTTCACTTAAATTAGGTTACACTGTTCCTGTAAAGGGTATTGTACCAATGTGTGCTCCTATGTTTATCAAAAGTGAAGAGGTCATGTATAAAGGAGTTCTGGCCTACGCTCGCGAATTTAAAAAGTATGAAGGTAAGTCAGATGATGTAATAGAACAAGAGATGGAAGAGTTTGCGAAAACGCCGATGGATACGTTACGTGCGTTACAAGAGTTAATTAAAGAAGTACGTAATAATGTCGATATGATTTATGCTCCAACTTTTGTTGTTCAAGCTCGAAATGACCACATGATTAACACAGATAGTGCAAATATTATTTATGACTCCATTGAATCTCCAGACAAGCAAATTAAATGGTTTGAAGAGTCAGGACATGTCATAACATTAGATAAAGAGAAAGAACAGTTGCATGAAGATGTTTATCAGTTCTTAGAATCGCTTAATTGGACTGTTTAA
- the gap gene encoding type I glyceraldehyde-3-phosphate dehydrogenase: MAVKIGINGFGRIGRNVFRAALNNSEVEVVAINDLTDADMLAHLLKYDTVHGKLDAEVTVDGSNLVVNGKTIAVTAERDPAKLAWGDRGVEIVVESTGFFTKRADAAKHIEAGAKKVIISAPATDEDITIVMGVNEDKYDAASHDVVSNASCTTNCLAPFAKVLNDKFGIKRGMMTTVHSYTNDQQILDLPHKDYRRARAAAENIIPTSTGAAKAVSLVLPELKGKLNGGAMRVPTPNVSLVDLVAELDKDVTAEEINSALKEAAEGPLKGILGYSEEPLVSGDYNGNTASSTIDALSTMVMEGSMVKVISWYDNETGYSNRVVDLAKYMAAKGL, from the coding sequence ATGGCAGTAAAGATTGGTATTAACGGTTTTGGTCGTATCGGACGTAACGTTTTCCGTGCAGCACTAAACAATTCAGAGGTAGAGGTTGTTGCAATCAACGACTTAACAGATGCAGACATGCTTGCTCATCTATTAAAATATGATACAGTTCACGGAAAGCTTGACGCTGAAGTAACTGTAGACGGAAGCAACCTAGTTGTTAACGGTAAGACAATTGCTGTAACAGCTGAGCGTGACCCTGCGAAACTTGCTTGGGGCGACAGAGGTGTTGAAATCGTTGTGGAATCAACTGGTTTCTTCACTAAGCGTGCAGATGCTGCGAAACACATCGAAGCAGGCGCGAAAAAAGTTATCATCTCTGCACCAGCAACTGACGAAGATATCACAATCGTTATGGGTGTTAACGAAGACAAGTACGATGCAGCTAGCCACGATGTAGTGTCTAACGCTTCTTGTACTACTAACTGTTTAGCTCCATTCGCGAAAGTTCTTAACGACAAGTTCGGAATCAAACGCGGTATGATGACGACAGTTCACTCTTACACAAATGACCAACAAATCCTAGACTTACCACATAAAGACTACCGTCGTGCTCGTGCGGCAGCTGAAAACATCATCCCTACTTCTACGGGTGCTGCGAAAGCTGTATCACTAGTACTTCCTGAGTTAAAAGGTAAATTAAACGGTGGAGCTATGCGTGTTCCAACTCCTAACGTTTCTCTAGTTGACCTTGTTGCAGAACTTGATAAAGATGTAACTGCAGAAGAAATCAACTCAGCTCTTAAAGAAGCAGCAGAAGGTCCATTAAAAGGAATCCTTGGATACTCTGAAGAGCCACTAGTATCTGGTGACTACAATGGTAACACTGCATCTTCTACAATTGATGCACTTTCTACAATGGTTATGGAAGGTAGCATGGTGAAAGTTATCTCTTGGTACGATAACGAAACTGGTTACTCTAACCGTGTAGTAGACCTAGCTAAATACATGGCTGCAAAAGGTCTTTAA
- the eno gene encoding phosphopyruvate hydratase gives MPFITEVYAREVLDSRGNPTVEVEVYTQSGAFGRALVPSGASTGEYEAVELRDGDKDRYLGKGVLKAVENVNEVIAEEIIGWDVLDQVGIDNAMIALDGTENKGKLGANAILGVSMAVAHAAADYLGVELYQYLGGFNAKQLPVPMMNIINGGEHADNNVDIQEFMVMPVGAPNFREALRMGAEIFHSLKSVLKSKGYNTAVGDEGGFAPNLGSNEEALQTIIEAIEKAGYKPGEEVMLAMDVAASELFNKEDGKYHLSGEGKVFTSEEFVNFYEEMVNKYPIISIEDGLDENDWEGHKLLTERVGHKVQLVGDDLFVTNTKKLAEGIEKGIGNSILIKVNQIGTLTETFDAIEMAKRAGYTAVISHRSGETEDSTIADIAVATNAGQIKTGAPSRTDRVAKYNQLIRIEDGLADTAQYLGLNAFYNVKR, from the coding sequence ATGCCATTCATTACAGAAGTATACGCACGCGAAGTATTAGATTCTCGTGGTAATCCAACAGTTGAAGTAGAAGTTTACACGCAATCAGGCGCTTTCGGACGCGCACTTGTTCCATCTGGAGCATCTACTGGTGAGTACGAAGCAGTAGAACTACGCGACGGCGACAAAGACCGTTACCTAGGTAAAGGTGTTCTTAAAGCAGTAGAAAACGTAAACGAAGTAATCGCTGAAGAAATCATTGGTTGGGACGTTCTTGACCAAGTAGGTATCGACAACGCGATGATCGCTCTTGATGGTACAGAAAACAAAGGTAAACTAGGAGCTAACGCTATCCTTGGTGTATCTATGGCTGTAGCACATGCTGCTGCTGATTACCTTGGAGTAGAACTTTACCAATACCTTGGTGGATTCAACGCGAAGCAACTTCCAGTACCAATGATGAACATCATCAACGGTGGAGAGCATGCTGATAACAACGTTGACATTCAAGAATTCATGGTTATGCCAGTAGGAGCTCCTAACTTCCGTGAAGCTCTTCGTATGGGTGCGGAAATCTTCCACAGCCTAAAATCAGTTCTTAAATCTAAAGGTTATAACACTGCTGTAGGTGACGAAGGTGGATTCGCTCCTAACCTAGGTTCTAACGAAGAAGCTCTTCAAACAATCATCGAAGCAATTGAAAAAGCTGGTTACAAGCCAGGCGAAGAAGTTATGCTTGCAATGGACGTTGCAGCTTCTGAGCTATTCAACAAAGAAGACGGTAAATACCACCTTTCTGGAGAAGGTAAAGTATTCACTTCTGAAGAATTCGTTAACTTCTACGAAGAAATGGTTAACAAATACCCAATCATCTCTATTGAAGATGGTCTAGATGAAAACGACTGGGAAGGTCACAAACTTCTAACTGAGCGTGTTGGACACAAAGTTCAATTAGTAGGTGATGATCTATTCGTTACAAACACGAAAAAACTTGCTGAAGGTATTGAAAAAGGAATCGGTAACTCTATCCTTATCAAAGTTAACCAAATCGGTACACTTACTGAAACGTTTGATGCTATTGAAATGGCAAAACGCGCTGGTTACACAGCAGTAATCTCTCACCGTTCTGGTGAAACAGAAGACAGCACAATTGCTGACATCGCTGTTGCAACGAACGCTGGTCAAATCAAGACTGGTGCTCCATCTCGTACGGACCGTGTTGCGAAATACAACCAACTTATCCGTATTGAAGACGGTCTTGCTGACACAGCTCAATACTTAGGATTAAACGCGTTCTACAACGTTAAGCGCTAA
- a CDS encoding sugar-binding transcriptional regulator, with the protein MHELIEIQKKLLPDLIATLTKRYQILRSIRFMEPVGRRSLAQNLGMTERVLRSEVDFLKDQGLIEVKSAGMNTTVDGQTTLFQLEGMMREFSGINVMEEEIRQRFTLRKVVIVPGDSDESPWVKEELGRATVLRMKEYLAGNNIIAVTGGTTMSAIADQLTPGLTSDPLLFVPARGGIGEDVRNQANTICARMAERAGVSHRVLYMPDQVSEEVYASFVKEPSINEVLSLIQHANMVIHGIGDAFTMAKRRNTNEQDLEKLQEEKAVGEAFGYYFNEVGEVVHKVLTVGLQLDQLATIPNVIAVAGGASKGKAIAAYLQSAPPNTTLITDEGAMNTLLKGNSPFEINSLND; encoded by the coding sequence ATGCATGAGTTAATAGAGATTCAGAAAAAGCTGCTCCCTGACTTGATTGCAACATTGACCAAGAGGTATCAGATCCTTCGCTCTATTCGTTTCATGGAACCGGTGGGCAGACGAAGTTTAGCGCAGAATTTAGGGATGACGGAAAGGGTTTTACGCTCAGAAGTAGATTTCCTAAAAGACCAAGGTTTAATCGAGGTAAAAAGTGCTGGAATGAACACGACGGTCGATGGGCAGACAACTTTATTTCAACTTGAAGGTATGATGAGAGAATTTTCGGGTATAAACGTAATGGAGGAAGAAATCCGTCAACGTTTTACGCTCAGAAAAGTCGTCATCGTCCCTGGAGACAGTGATGAGTCGCCTTGGGTGAAAGAAGAGTTGGGAAGAGCAACAGTTTTACGAATGAAAGAGTATCTAGCGGGGAATAATATCATCGCTGTTACTGGTGGTACGACGATGTCGGCCATCGCAGATCAATTAACTCCAGGACTTACTTCTGATCCTTTACTATTTGTACCGGCTAGAGGTGGAATTGGAGAAGATGTCCGTAACCAAGCCAATACAATTTGCGCAAGAATGGCAGAACGTGCTGGTGTGTCTCATCGTGTCTTATATATGCCAGACCAAGTGAGTGAAGAGGTATATGCTTCTTTTGTGAAAGAACCATCCATTAATGAAGTTCTTTCGCTCATTCAGCATGCCAACATGGTTATTCATGGAATTGGTGATGCCTTCACGATGGCGAAAAGACGAAATACGAATGAGCAGGACCTAGAAAAATTACAGGAAGAAAAAGCAGTCGGAGAAGCATTTGGTTACTACTTTAATGAAGTAGGAGAAGTTGTCCACAAAGTATTAACAGTTGGATTACAACTCGACCAATTAGCAACAATCCCGAATGTCATCGCTGTAGCAGGTGGTGCTTCCAAAGGGAAGGCTATTGCAGCCTATTTACAAAGTGCCCCTCCGAATACAACATTAATTACAGACGAGGGTGCAATGAATACGCTTTTGAAAGGGAATTCCCCTTTTGAAATAAATTCCTTAAACGATTAA
- a CDS encoding glutaredoxin family protein yields the protein MKLTLDFYTRPQCNLCDEAYHLLQLFQDDWGFELSVRDISTNDTWTEEYGLRIPVLKYKDLLIDEGQFDLDIIRKRLHDLSSEN from the coding sequence ATGAAACTCACTCTAGACTTCTACACCAGACCCCAATGCAACCTGTGCGATGAAGCTTATCACCTTCTTCAACTTTTTCAAGATGACTGGGGTTTCGAACTCAGCGTCCGAGATATTTCTACCAATGACACTTGGACAGAAGAGTATGGGCTTCGAATACCTGTCCTTAAATATAAAGATCTACTAATAGATGAGGGACAATTCGACCTCGACATAATAAGAAAACGTTTACATGATTTGTCAAGTGAAAATTAG
- the rnr gene encoding ribonuclease R translates to MDIQEQLVQRLLTFMKEEAYKPLTVQEIEETFGLDEADDFKELVKTLNHMEDRGLLVRTRSNRYGIPEKMNLVRGRLTGHSKGFAFLIPEEEGMDDIFIPPGDLNGALHGDTVLVRVAETQKAGSRREGFVMKIIERGVSEVVGEYTESRHFGFVIPDDKKFGNDIFIPKEASMGAVEGHKVVVKITAYPEGRKSAEGEVVDILGHKNDPGVDILSVIHKHGLPGEFPKDVIDQATKVPDEIDPAEIKNRRDLREDMIVTIDGADAKDLDDAVQVKKLENGNYELGVHIADVSYYVQEHSPIDEEAFERATSCYLVDRVIPMIPHRLSNGICSLNPQVDRLTLSCTMEITPQGEVVKHEIYQSVINTTERMTYSDVNSILVEKDQSLREKYEALVPMFELMEELAKILRTKRMNRGAIDFDFKESKVLVKEDGTPLEVVLRERSVGEKLIEEFMLAANETIAEHFHWMDVPFIYRIHEEPKEEKLQRFFEFITNFGLVVKGKSNDVHPRALQEILEDVAGKPEEMVVSTVMLRSMQQAKYDPESLGHFGLSTEFYTHFTSPIRRYPDLIVHRLIRTYLIEGDLSEETRAKWASRMDEIADHTSKMERRAVEAERETDEMKKAEFMLDKIGEEFDGIISSVTNFGMFVELSNTIEGLIHVSHMTDDYYRYDERHYAMIGERSGSVFRIGDEITVGVVDVNKDERAIDFEIVGMKSNRPRRDSDRPRTIRATRGGNHPTTANRKKKADGRKKPERKTADTTKSSEKPAEPRVAEEWSTRPPKKKSNKKFFEGAPAFKKKKKKRR, encoded by the coding sequence ATGGACATACAAGAACAGCTAGTCCAACGCCTATTAACATTTATGAAAGAAGAGGCTTATAAACCTCTTACTGTCCAAGAAATTGAAGAGACATTTGGCTTAGATGAAGCCGATGACTTTAAAGAATTAGTCAAAACATTAAACCATATGGAAGACAGAGGACTACTTGTTAGAACAAGATCTAATCGGTATGGTATTCCTGAGAAAATGAATTTGGTTCGTGGACGTCTAACAGGTCATTCGAAGGGATTCGCTTTTTTAATCCCTGAAGAAGAGGGAATGGATGATATCTTTATTCCCCCAGGTGATTTAAATGGCGCACTTCACGGTGATACAGTGCTAGTCCGTGTAGCCGAAACGCAAAAAGCAGGATCGCGACGAGAAGGCTTTGTTATGAAGATAATCGAGCGAGGCGTCTCAGAGGTTGTCGGTGAATACACAGAGAGTCGTCACTTCGGCTTTGTTATTCCCGATGATAAGAAGTTTGGAAATGATATCTTCATTCCAAAAGAAGCTAGCATGGGTGCTGTCGAAGGTCACAAGGTAGTGGTGAAAATCACAGCGTATCCAGAAGGACGTAAAAGTGCAGAAGGAGAAGTTGTGGATATCCTTGGGCACAAAAATGATCCGGGTGTCGATATTTTGTCTGTTATTCACAAGCACGGTCTTCCTGGAGAGTTCCCGAAAGATGTCATCGATCAAGCTACAAAAGTACCTGATGAAATAGATCCCGCAGAAATTAAAAATCGTCGTGACCTTCGGGAAGATATGATTGTAACGATTGATGGTGCTGATGCGAAAGATTTAGATGATGCGGTACAAGTGAAAAAACTAGAAAACGGTAACTATGAGCTTGGAGTTCATATTGCTGACGTTAGCTATTACGTACAAGAGCATTCCCCTATTGATGAAGAAGCATTTGAAAGAGCGACAAGTTGCTACTTAGTAGACCGCGTTATTCCAATGATTCCGCATCGACTGTCAAATGGAATTTGTTCTTTAAATCCACAAGTAGATCGCTTAACGTTATCTTGTACGATGGAGATTACTCCTCAAGGGGAAGTCGTAAAACACGAGATTTATCAAAGTGTAATTAACACAACTGAGCGTATGACGTACTCTGATGTTAATAGCATCTTAGTGGAAAAAGATCAAAGTCTCAGAGAGAAATACGAAGCATTAGTACCGATGTTTGAGTTGATGGAAGAATTAGCGAAAATCCTACGTACGAAACGTATGAACCGCGGTGCAATCGACTTTGACTTTAAAGAGTCTAAAGTATTGGTAAAAGAAGATGGTACTCCTCTTGAAGTCGTTCTTCGCGAACGCTCAGTAGGTGAAAAGCTAATTGAAGAATTTATGTTAGCAGCAAACGAAACAATTGCTGAACATTTCCACTGGATGGACGTTCCATTTATATACCGTATCCACGAAGAGCCAAAAGAAGAAAAGTTACAACGTTTCTTTGAATTCATTACGAATTTTGGTTTAGTGGTAAAAGGTAAATCAAATGACGTTCACCCTAGAGCACTACAAGAGATTTTAGAAGATGTTGCTGGTAAACCAGAAGAAATGGTTGTTTCAACGGTTATGTTACGTTCGATGCAACAAGCAAAATATGACCCTGAGAGCCTTGGTCACTTTGGCTTATCAACGGAATTCTATACACATTTCACGTCACCAATTAGACGTTACCCAGATTTAATTGTTCATCGATTAATTAGAACGTACCTTATTGAAGGTGACTTATCTGAAGAGACTCGTGCTAAATGGGCAAGTAGAATGGACGAGATTGCAGATCATACATCTAAAATGGAACGTCGTGCGGTGGAAGCAGAACGAGAAACAGATGAGATGAAGAAAGCGGAATTCATGTTAGATAAGATTGGTGAGGAGTTTGACGGAATCATCAGTTCTGTGACTAACTTTGGAATGTTTGTGGAGCTTTCAAATACAATCGAAGGTTTAATTCATGTAAGTCATATGACGGATGATTATTATCGCTATGATGAGCGCCATTATGCTATGATTGGGGAAAGATCTGGAAGCGTGTTTAGAATCGGGGACGAAATCACTGTCGGCGTGGTGGACGTGAATAAAGATGAGCGTGCCATTGATTTTGAAATAGTCGGCATGAAATCTAACAGACCAAGAAGGGATTCTGACCGCCCTAGAACCATCCGTGCGACAAGAGGTGGAAATCATCCAACAACGGCTAATAGAAAGAAAAAAGCAGATGGTCGTAAAAAGCCAGAAAGAAAGACGGCAGATACTACTAAATCATCAGAAAAACCAGCGGAGCCGCGTGTAGCGGAAGAATGGTCTACACGACCACCGAAAAAGAAAAGCAACAAGAAGTTCTTTGAAGGTGCTCCTGCTTTTAAGAAAAAGAAGAAAAAAAGACGTTAG
- the gpmI gene encoding 2,3-bisphosphoglycerate-independent phosphoglycerate mutase — translation MTKAPVALIILDGFALRDETKGNAVTHAKKPNFDRYWNQYPHNSLIAAGEAVGLPEGQMGNSEVGHLNIGAGRVVYQSLTRVNIAIREGEFEQNDTFLAAIKHAKENRTALHLMGLLSNGGVHSHIEHLYALLRLAAKEGLTEVYVHGFLDGRDVAPQSAKEFVPQAEATMKEIGVGQFASISGRYYSMDRDKRWERVEKSYRSMVYGEGPSYTSAMDVVTDSYANEIYDEFVLPSVITKENGEPVATVKDNDAVIFYNFRPDRAIQISNTFTNKDFRSFDRGEQHPENLHFVCLTHFSETVDGYVAFKPSNLDNTLGEVLSQNGLKQLRIAETEKYPHVTFFMSGGREAEFPGEERILIASPKVATYDLQPEMSAYEVTDALLGEIAADKHDAIILNFANPDMVGHSGMLEPTVKAIETVDECLGKIVDAIIAKGGTAIITADHGNADEVTTLEGNPMTAHTTNPVPVIVTKDGVTLRDGGILGDLAPTVLDLLNVEKPSEMTGTTLLKK, via the coding sequence ATGACAAAAGCTCCTGTTGCCTTAATCATCTTAGACGGTTTTGCACTACGTGATGAGACAAAAGGGAACGCTGTGACACATGCGAAAAAGCCAAACTTTGATCGTTATTGGAATCAGTACCCTCATAACTCATTGATTGCTGCTGGTGAAGCAGTTGGTCTACCTGAAGGCCAGATGGGTAACTCAGAAGTAGGTCACTTAAACATTGGTGCAGGTCGTGTTGTATATCAAAGTTTAACTCGCGTAAACATCGCTATTCGCGAAGGTGAGTTCGAACAAAACGATACGTTCTTAGCTGCAATCAAGCATGCAAAAGAAAACCGTACGGCACTACACTTAATGGGACTTCTATCAAACGGTGGAGTTCACAGTCACATTGAACACTTGTATGCACTACTTCGTTTAGCTGCCAAGGAAGGTCTAACAGAAGTATACGTACATGGATTCTTAGATGGCCGTGACGTAGCACCACAATCTGCGAAGGAATTCGTTCCTCAAGCAGAAGCAACGATGAAAGAAATCGGTGTAGGGCAATTTGCTTCGATTTCTGGACGTTACTATTCTATGGACCGCGACAAGCGCTGGGAGCGTGTAGAGAAATCTTATCGCTCTATGGTATATGGAGAAGGTCCTAGCTACACATCAGCAATGGACGTAGTAACAGATTCCTATGCGAATGAAATTTATGATGAGTTCGTTTTACCATCTGTTATTACAAAAGAAAATGGAGAGCCAGTTGCGACAGTTAAAGATAACGACGCAGTTATCTTCTATAATTTCCGTCCAGACCGTGCCATCCAAATTTCTAACACGTTCACGAACAAAGACTTCCGTTCTTTCGATCGTGGAGAACAACATCCTGAAAACCTTCACTTTGTATGCTTAACGCATTTCAGTGAAACAGTTGATGGATACGTTGCGTTTAAACCTTCTAACCTAGATAACACGTTAGGAGAAGTTCTTTCACAGAACGGTTTAAAACAACTTCGTATTGCAGAAACAGAAAAGTACCCTCACGTAACGTTCTTTATGAGCGGTGGTCGTGAAGCAGAATTCCCTGGAGAAGAGCGTATCTTGATAGCTTCACCAAAAGTTGCAACATACGACTTACAACCAGAAATGAGTGCTTATGAAGTGACGGATGCACTTTTAGGAGAAATTGCTGCTGACAAGCATGACGCAATTATCTTAAACTTTGCAAACCCAGACATGGTTGGTCACTCTGGAATGCTTGAACCGACTGTGAAAGCAATCGAAACAGTTGATGAGTGTCTTGGTAAAATTGTAGACGCAATTATTGCTAAAGGTGGAACAGCGATCATTACTGCAGACCATGGTAATGCAGATGAAGTTACTACACTGGAAGGCAATCCAATGACGGCTCACACAACAAACCCAGTACCAGTAATTGTTACAAAAGATGGTGTTACTCTGCGTGACGGTGGAATTTTAGGAGATTTAGCTCCAACAGTTCTTGACCTGTTAAATGTAGAAAAGCCAAGTGAAATGACTGGAACAACATTACTTAAAAAATAA